In one Mucilaginibacter ginsenosidivorax genomic region, the following are encoded:
- a CDS encoding phosphoribosyltransferase family protein, translating to MNATYSLHHVDNDSSFGFCPDSYSRFKFGDEAVARKFGCALADGFIGHILSKQPITQQIVVISSPYSFIPTATFAMKTWFVYGLNRWLAQHGYAVVQETKVHRTITYKEDYGELNAEQRMNLIGNDSFHIDKDFLTGKTLIFLDDIKITGSHERMIMKMVDAYGLSNDIYMLYFAELVNKTIHPNIENFLNYHQVKTIFDLEPIIQSGNFAINTRIVKYILNYNPDCFSIFIQNQTMDFVNLLYDMALGNGYHTIDAYAQNLNFITKNLFINNKNLIKHGN from the coding sequence ATGAACGCTACCTACTCATTACATCATGTTGATAACGATAGCAGCTTCGGCTTTTGCCCGGATAGCTACAGCCGTTTCAAATTTGGGGATGAAGCCGTAGCCCGGAAATTTGGCTGCGCTTTAGCGGATGGTTTTATTGGGCATATTTTATCAAAACAACCCATCACGCAGCAAATTGTGGTGATATCAAGCCCTTACTCGTTTATCCCAACAGCTACCTTTGCCATGAAAACATGGTTTGTATACGGCCTTAACCGCTGGCTGGCACAACACGGATACGCAGTAGTGCAGGAAACCAAGGTACACCGCACCATTACGTATAAGGAAGATTATGGCGAACTGAACGCCGAGCAAAGAATGAACCTGATAGGGAACGACTCATTCCATATCGACAAGGATTTTTTGACCGGTAAAACGCTGATATTTTTAGATGATATTAAAATAACCGGCAGCCACGAGCGCATGATCATGAAGATGGTGGATGCATACGGCCTGAGCAATGATATTTATATGCTGTACTTTGCCGAGCTGGTGAATAAAACCATCCACCCCAACATCGAGAACTTTTTAAACTATCACCAGGTAAAAACTATTTTCGACCTGGAGCCCATTATACAAAGCGGCAACTTTGCTATTAATACCCGGATAGTTAAATATATATTGAATTACAATCCCGATTGCTTTAGTATTTTTATACAAAACCAAACAATGGATTTTGTAAACTTGCTATATGATATGGCTTTGGGCAATGGCTACCATACTATTGATGCCTATGCCCAAAACCTTAACTTTATTACCAAAAACCTATTTATAAACAATAAAAATCTGATTAAACATGGCAATTAA
- a CDS encoding TerD family protein, with product MAINLQKGQRESIHAPKFTIGLGWDTNSSSTGSAFDLDASVFILGDNKRLLADEYFVFYNNLVSPDGAVEHTGDNLTGAGDGDDEQVKVDLSKISPQVSEICIVVTIHEAEARRQNFGQVRNSFIRIFDAETGADILKYELEEDFSIETAVEFGRIYKKDNNWKFEAVGVGMKGGLQDYLNKYQ from the coding sequence ATGGCAATTAATTTGCAAAAAGGCCAGCGCGAAAGCATCCACGCCCCCAAATTTACTATAGGGCTGGGCTGGGATACCAATAGCTCATCAACAGGCAGCGCGTTCGATTTAGACGCATCTGTTTTTATTTTGGGCGACAATAAACGATTACTGGCCGACGAATATTTTGTGTTTTATAACAACCTGGTATCCCCGGATGGCGCGGTTGAGCATACCGGCGATAACCTTACCGGCGCGGGCGATGGCGATGACGAGCAGGTAAAGGTCGATCTGTCTAAAATTTCCCCGCAGGTATCTGAAATTTGTATAGTAGTAACCATCCATGAGGCCGAAGCACGCAGGCAAAACTTTGGCCAGGTGCGCAACTCATTCATCAGGATATTTGATGCCGAAACAGGTGCCGATATTTTGAAATATGAGCTGGAAGAAGATTTCTCGATAGAAACCGCTGTTGAGTTTGGCCGTATTTACAAAAAAGATAATAACTGGAAATTTGAAGCTGTTGGCGTTGGTATGAAAGGTGGCCTGCAGGATTATTTAAACAAATATCAATAA
- a CDS encoding TerD family protein: MAINLQKGQRISLEKSNGSKLQSVCVGINWGAIEKKGLFGFGVTKEAVDLDASCALFDESKRLVDVIYFGNLKSKDGSVKHSGDDLTGDLNGNDGIDNEVITVNLPGLPASVAYVAFMLNSFRGQDFGTIPFASIRIYEGTPTRVNEVFATYDIAHSKDFAGHVAMVMGVFYKKNGEWKFNAIGEPTRDRKLEETVKTVTNNYL, encoded by the coding sequence ATGGCAATTAATCTTCAAAAGGGACAACGCATCAGCCTCGAAAAAAGTAACGGCAGCAAATTACAAAGTGTTTGCGTGGGTATTAACTGGGGAGCCATTGAAAAAAAAGGCCTTTTTGGCTTTGGCGTAACCAAAGAAGCGGTTGATCTTGACGCCAGTTGCGCTTTGTTTGACGAAAGCAAACGCCTGGTAGATGTGATCTATTTCGGCAATTTAAAATCAAAAGATGGCTCGGTAAAACATAGCGGCGACGACCTTACCGGCGATTTAAACGGCAACGACGGTATTGACAATGAAGTAATTACTGTAAACCTTCCGGGTTTGCCTGCATCGGTAGCCTATGTAGCATTTATGCTGAACAGCTTTCGCGGACAGGATTTTGGTACTATTCCTTTCGCCTCCATCCGCATTTATGAAGGTACACCAACCCGTGTAAACGAAGTGTTTGCTACCTATGATATTGCACACAGTAAAGATTTTGCGGGCCACGTTGCCATGGTTATGGGCGTTTTTTACAAAAAGAACGGCGAATGGAAATTTAATGCCATTGGCGAACCAACCCGCGACCGCAAACTGGAAGAAACCGTTAAAACAGTTACCAATAATTATTTATAG
- a CDS encoding toxic anion resistance protein, with the protein MEGAPNNTPINITPVNLDITPAPGTTTPVKLLDKEGNVDLTNITPTEVQKYSEVAKALDPKDVNSILNYGTDVQASMEKYSNNFLTSVRTYNSGEVGLLINDLLTELNYIDVDELNQNAFTSFISHIPFMKKLVFDAKKLFQKYDTVINNIDKITNKIKAGRVNSLKDNSSLQTMFDSNVTYIHQMEELIISGQLKYNELSEQLAQMDANPSAYNDYEIADLRDFVNRLDKRLADLKVVRFIMMQSLAQIRVVQSNNTTIAEKAQSIVSTTIPVWKNQLTIAVALNRQKENVEMQKKISDTTNTILQKNAELLKQNSIDVARENEKTVVSLDTLKRTTASLIETLTEVKRIHDEGTANRKVLNTELQTLETELKKHVTNA; encoded by the coding sequence ATGGAAGGCGCACCAAATAACACCCCGATAAATATAACCCCGGTTAACCTGGATATAACTCCGGCACCGGGAACAACCACTCCTGTAAAATTACTGGATAAGGAGGGTAATGTAGATTTAACTAACATTACGCCTACCGAAGTGCAAAAGTACAGTGAAGTAGCCAAGGCTCTTGACCCTAAGGATGTTAACTCCATCCTTAACTATGGCACTGATGTGCAGGCATCGATGGAGAAGTATAGTAACAACTTTTTAACTTCGGTACGTACCTATAACTCCGGCGAAGTTGGTTTGCTGATAAACGACCTGCTTACCGAACTGAACTATATTGACGTAGATGAGCTGAACCAAAACGCGTTCACCTCGTTTATCTCCCATATCCCTTTCATGAAAAAGCTGGTATTTGATGCCAAAAAACTATTTCAGAAGTACGATACGGTGATTAACAACATCGATAAGATCACCAATAAGATTAAGGCAGGTAGGGTTAACTCACTGAAGGACAATAGTTCGTTGCAAACTATGTTTGACAGCAACGTGACTTACATCCACCAGATGGAAGAGCTGATCATATCCGGTCAGTTAAAATACAATGAACTGAGTGAGCAATTGGCGCAAATGGATGCCAACCCATCGGCCTATAACGATTACGAAATTGCCGACCTGCGCGATTTTGTGAATCGCCTTGATAAACGCCTTGCCGACTTGAAAGTAGTAAGGTTTATCATGATGCAATCATTGGCACAAATACGCGTGGTGCAAAGTAATAACACTACCATAGCCGAGAAAGCACAATCCATCGTATCAACCACCATCCCGGTTTGGAAAAATCAGCTTACGATAGCTGTTGCCCTGAACCGCCAGAAGGAAAATGTGGAGATGCAGAAAAAGATCTCGGATACAACCAACACCATCCTGCAAAAAAATGCCGAGCTGCTTAAACAAAACAGTATTGACGTTGCCCGCGAGAATGAGAAAACGGTAGTATCGCTGGATACCCTGAAACGCACAACCGCATCGCTGATTGAAACCCTTACCGAGGTAAAACGTATTCATGATGAAGGTACTGCCAACAGAAAGGTACTTAACACCGAATTGCAGACACTGGAAACAGAGTTGAAAAAGCATGTGACTAACGCGTAA
- a CDS encoding TerC family protein, which translates to MDLHTILGPDIKAGLLIILNLILIESLLSVDNAAVLATMVLDLPKDQRKKALRYGIIGAYVLRGVCLFLAAWLVKIWWLKPIGGLYLLYLCFDYFKGKIQAANAGGEEEEVDKSKNWLYKSTVGVFGVFWATVALVELMDLAFSIDNVFAAVAFTDHVVLIYIGVFIGILAMRFVAQAFVKLMEKFTFLETVAFIVIGVLGLKLSASLYIHFYPETGFSKMMEGEGADIATSVFTVAIFIIPVLTSLLFNFPRRHTIEPEVAEAAEDVLDKQ; encoded by the coding sequence ATGGATTTACATACAATATTAGGCCCCGATATTAAAGCCGGCCTGCTCATTATTTTAAACCTGATCCTGATAGAGAGTTTGCTATCTGTAGATAATGCCGCCGTGCTTGCAACCATGGTGCTCGATCTTCCTAAAGATCAGCGTAAAAAAGCTTTACGTTATGGTATCATTGGCGCTTATGTATTGCGGGGTGTTTGTCTTTTCCTGGCCGCGTGGCTGGTAAAAATATGGTGGTTAAAACCCATTGGCGGCTTATACCTGTTATACCTTTGCTTTGATTATTTTAAAGGTAAAATTCAGGCTGCAAACGCAGGAGGCGAAGAAGAAGAGGTTGACAAAAGCAAAAACTGGCTATATAAATCAACAGTGGGTGTATTTGGGGTATTTTGGGCCACCGTTGCGCTGGTTGAATTAATGGACCTGGCTTTCTCTATTGATAACGTATTTGCTGCAGTAGCTTTTACAGATCATGTGGTTTTGATTTACATAGGCGTATTCATAGGCATACTGGCTATGCGTTTTGTTGCCCAGGCCTTTGTTAAGCTGATGGAGAAATTTACCTTCCTGGAAACTGTGGCATTTATTGTAATAGGTGTATTGGGTTTAAAATTATCGGCATCATTATATATCCACTTTTACCCGGAAACAGGTTTCTCTAAAATGATGGAAGGCGAGGGCGCCGATATAGCTACATCGGTATTTACAGTAGCCATATTTATTATACCTGTATTAACATCGCTGCTATTCAACTTCCCCAGGCGCCACACCATCGAACCGGAGGTAGCAGAAGCCGCGGAAGATGTTTTGGATAAGCAGTAG
- a CDS encoding phosphatidylglycerophosphatase A family protein — protein sequence MIQFNKIIASIFGIGFLKGGGTYAAIVTCGGIWLLWQFPALQNPFYLLAITIVITLWGVYVSNKVEPDWGEDSSRVVIDEVAGMLISVLFLPQNLYILLGGLVLFRFFDIVKPLGIRKMEALPSGTGVMMDDVLAGVYSNAVLWLVCIIFRLKFTC from the coding sequence ATGATCCAATTTAACAAAATAATAGCCTCAATATTCGGCATCGGTTTTTTAAAGGGCGGCGGCACTTATGCGGCTATAGTTACCTGCGGCGGCATTTGGCTGTTGTGGCAATTTCCTGCTTTACAAAATCCATTTTATTTACTGGCTATAACCATCGTTATCACCCTGTGGGGTGTATACGTGAGCAACAAGGTTGAACCGGATTGGGGCGAAGACAGTTCGCGCGTGGTGATAGATGAAGTTGCCGGTATGCTTATCTCGGTGTTGTTTTTACCGCAAAACCTTTACATTTTATTGGGCGGGCTTGTACTGTTTCGCTTTTTTGATATTGTTAAACCGCTTGGTATCCGTAAAATGGAAGCCCTGCCCAGTGGTACAGGTGTAATGATGGACGATGTACTGGCAGGCGTATATTCCAACGCCGTGCTTTGGCTGGTTTGTATTATATTCAGACTTAAATTTACCTGCTAA
- a CDS encoding ABC transporter permease: MPVKTSYRENISIALQSIAGNRLRTSLTALIIAIGIMALVSILTAIEGIRQFTNDAFADLGANSFTIQNRGEGLNFGNGGHRKMYPPITYDQADRFKKTFKLPVIIAVNIDVTGTAVAKFGSEKTNQNISISGSNENYLATSGKKLSFGRNFSTSELEHGSNVVLIGDEIKQKLFKHSDPVNQNVFIGGNKYKIVGVIASKGSSSFGGDKFCIIPILKAKQIDTNRNASYTVTVKVKGPGALDATIGEATSLFRNVRSLNVASQDNFEISRSDSIQKELSGQLAGITAGGFAISIITLIGAAIGLMNIMLVSVTERTREIGVRKAIGATPAVIRKQFLIEAIVICLIGGAAGIVLGMAAGNVIAVQISGTFAVPWGWLIFAVVLCTFIGLISGYYPAKKAAKLDPVEALRYE, encoded by the coding sequence ATGCCGGTAAAAACCTCCTACAGAGAAAATATTTCGATTGCGTTACAATCCATTGCCGGTAACAGGCTGCGTACATCGCTTACGGCTTTAATTATTGCTATTGGTATAATGGCGCTGGTAAGTATTTTAACAGCTATTGAGGGGATACGGCAGTTTACCAATGATGCCTTTGCCGATTTGGGCGCCAACTCATTTACCATTCAAAACCGCGGCGAAGGGTTGAATTTTGGTAACGGCGGCCACCGCAAAATGTACCCGCCCATTACTTACGACCAGGCCGACCGCTTTAAAAAAACATTTAAACTGCCTGTTATCATTGCTGTTAATATTGATGTTACCGGCACCGCTGTTGCTAAATTCGGCAGCGAAAAAACAAACCAGAATATTTCGATATCCGGATCAAACGAAAACTACCTGGCCACCAGTGGTAAAAAACTCTCTTTCGGCCGTAACTTTTCAACTTCAGAATTGGAGCATGGTTCAAACGTGGTACTTATTGGCGACGAGATTAAGCAAAAGCTTTTTAAACACTCCGACCCGGTTAACCAAAACGTTTTTATTGGTGGTAACAAATACAAAATAGTGGGCGTAATTGCCTCAAAAGGTTCAAGTTCATTTGGTGGCGATAAGTTTTGTATTATCCCTATATTAAAAGCCAAACAAATTGACACCAATAGAAATGCTTCCTACACAGTTACCGTTAAAGTGAAAGGCCCTGGTGCTTTGGATGCTACCATTGGCGAGGCTACCTCGTTATTCAGGAATGTGCGCAGCCTTAATGTGGCCAGCCAGGATAATTTTGAAATATCACGAAGTGATTCGATCCAGAAAGAACTATCCGGTCAGCTGGCCGGGATTACTGCCGGTGGATTTGCCATTAGTATCATAACGCTGATTGGCGCTGCTATTGGCCTCATGAACATTATGCTGGTATCGGTAACCGAACGTACCCGCGAAATTGGGGTGCGTAAAGCCATAGGCGCCACACCTGCCGTAATACGTAAACAGTTTTTAATTGAGGCTATTGTAATATGCCTTATAGGCGGGGCGGCGGGTATAGTATTAGGTATGGCCGCCGGTAACGTCATCGCTGTTCAGATAAGCGGAACCTTTGCCGTGCCATGGGGATGGCTGATATTCGCGGTAGTACTATGTACATTCATCGGGTTGATATCTGGCTATTACCCGGCTAAAAAGGCCGCAAAGCTTGACCCGGTTGAAGCCCTGCGATACGAATAA